The Scylla paramamosain isolate STU-SP2022 chromosome 20, ASM3559412v1, whole genome shotgun sequence nucleotide sequence CGTTTTTGGTTACTGCTCATATGAAGTTGTTTATTGCACGCCTCCCGTCCCCTTTCCCCCGCAGCTTCTCTGCCTCTACCAACTCTCACCCCTCTGCTGTCTATCTCACTAATGCAGCGCAGTATCCACACTCTTTGATCCCTTTCACTGGTTACCTTTGAagtctgtttgtttctgttttcctcccATCTTTGAAGAACAGAGCATCGGGAGAACTATCCTCCCATCTCTATCCCATGAATCTACGCCTCGTCACTTCTCTGCCATCTCATCCCACTTCCTCTGgttatcctttctctttccttccttgtctgtctTCCATTCTCGCCCTGCCACTCACCTGAAAGTCCCGTGATGTCCATCTTGGGAAGGTTGCGTGCCTTGAGTACCACCACGGTGAGGCGGTTGGCGGCTGGCTGGTGACAAAGGGACACCAGCAGCTCCCCGCGACCTTGAGAGCGGACCTGTGGCACAACAATAATAGAATAATGTTTATGTCTTGGATCAcacgagaaaaaggagagagagagagagagagagagagagagagagagagagagagagagagagagagagagagagagagagagagagagagagagagagagagagagagagagagagagagagagagagagagagagagagagagagagagagagagagagagagagagagagagagagagagagagagaattatgtaacttttttgaggTGTACTAAAAAAAAGCCCTGGGACACTTTCCCCCACTTGCGAGACACAACCACTTCCCCACTTGCGAGACAGCCACTTATCacacattttctattttcttccctaCTTAATGCACCGTAAGTCCTGCCACCCCTCCCGGTCTTCTCACCTTGAGGGCTCGAGGGTTGATCTCCCTGGTGAGTGAGAGCGAGGCCTCGGTGTTGGCCAGGTCCAGGTGGGACAGGGGCGCCACCACCTCGCCGATGATGTCGTCACGGGAGTACCGGTCGAAACTCAGGACAATGAAGTGAAGGGTGATGTTCTGAAGTGACGGAGTGGGTTAGTTacgcaaggagggagagagagggagtgggaaaagaggagggacagacaggcaggaagcGTTTGAGGGATGCTTTTCATTCACACATatatggaaggaagaagtggagtgaatgaaggagaataaaggaatgatttgtataaaggaggggaagtgatgtgtgtgtgtgtgtgtgtgtgtgtgtgtgtgtgtgtgtgtgtgtgtgtgtgtgtgtgtgtgtgtgtgtgagtgtgtgagtgcgtgcgtgagtgcgtgagtgaaaggtgtttgtctgtgtgtgcgcgtgGGAACTGATTGGTTAATTAATGAAGATGTGAAATTGACATGTTCCTTATTATTATGGTGATTAtgaatgcgctctctctctctctctctctctctctctctctctctctctctctctctctctctctctctctctctctctctctctctctctcacctgtagtTGCGAGTAATTAATCCCGTAGAAGGTGAAGTCCTCGTCGTAGGTCGGAGAGAGGGTCTTGCGGAGTACTCTTGTCTTCACCTTGTGCTGCTTGTCCGGAAGGAGCTGCAGCTTTACGTAGGGGTCGCTGGAGGTGAGTCCCTGGTCCTTAGCGGGCAGGTCAGTACACTTCACGATCGTCACCACCAGGGCGTTCTTGTCGAAGTTGTACCTggagtgggagagaaggaaaccgCGTGAATGAAGGAATGTCTGGATCAGGGGaatggggaagaagaaaagcaggagagaGTGTTTGGTAaagggagtgggagagtgggATAGTGGGAGTGAAGGAGCGTTCTGGTGTGATAGGGTGAGAGGAAGTGTTTGGGCAGTAGAATTTTGATAGGAGGAGCGAGAGGGGTGCTTGAGATGAgatggaaagtgtgtgtgtggtgagagagagagagagagagagagagagagagagagagagagagagagagagagagagagagagagagagagagagagagagagagagagagagagagagagagagagagagagagagagagagagagagagagagagagagagagagagaggtagacggAGCAATATGATCGTACGTAATCGAAATTCCTCAAATGCTATCATCATTTTCCCCACAAGTGAAGTTATGAGGAATGTCGACGATATaaacattcttctctctctctctctctctctctctctctctctctctctctctctctctctctctctctctctctctctctctctctctctctctgtgtgtgtgtgtgtgtgtgtgtgtgtgtgtgtgtgtgtgtgtgtgtgtgttttggcggACTTGTGGAGgtgaaagactctctctctctctctctctctctctctctctctctctctctctctctctctctctctctctctctctctctctctgtgtgtgtgcgtgtgtgttttggcgGACTtgtggagggtgagagagagagagagagagagagagagagagagagagagagagagagagagagagagagagagagagagagagagagagagagagagagagagagagagagagagagagagagagagagaggtgggcgaAAGGCATTGTTAGTATTTACTTTTGAAATTTAAATTCTTGActttttacaccaccaccaccaccaccaccaccaccaccaccacccctcccatTAATCTCTATTCTTGCTGGTCTCTTTATGGTAGCGGTGAAAAAGCctcttctttcaccaccaccaccaccaccaccacctcctcttcctcctccttcagtaaaACTTTTCATGGTTTCCTTATTTCTGTTCATTTCTTAGTCTTCACCTCaaaatcttctttcttttgcttttcctccttctcctcctcctcttccttcttttcctcctctctttccgcctttatttttcttctatctcctttcccttttatatATTCCtcatatctcttctcttttttctcttcttcttttattccttctttttttcttctcctttttcttccatttcttctttttctcttccttcttcctcaccatcttctattccttatttttcttcttcttctacttctccttcgtcttcttgttcctcaccttcttctattctttcttcttcttcttcttcttcttttgtcttgacCTGAGGCTTATATGACCTGAGTACCATCcgccccagtaccaagtgactgtaCGCCTCCCGTCTCTTCTCCCTGTAGCTAGACAGTTATCAAAGTGCCTTGCAAGGAACTAAAGGTGTGTGGCTGTTTGGTCATCCTTTCCaattccccttctcctcctcctcctcctcttcatccttcctcctcgtcttcctctccttctcttactccttctcctctttgtttacgctttccttttccttctcccttcttatttccacctctttctagtcttcttcttcctcctcctccctaagcAACCAGGCAAAGAGCAGCGgatttgttgctatttttaaaaCCTTTGTAATCCTGAGCAATCCTCGTCACTCATCCGTCCTACgcgagcgcgcacacacacacacacacacacacacacacacttaacagtCTTGCTAGTTTGTATACGTTTCTCTAATAGTCATCTTCTACTGcgtcccctctcttccttatttcccctctaatccttcctcttcttcctcctcctccttcgtactgttattactgctactattcttaacttcttttcctcctctcctcgtgtTCTCGTGTTTCTTCTTTGCCATCCTAAATGCCTCACTTTATATCAGATTCTCGTTATGTAGctcatcacaaacagcctcgtatgGATCAACGCAATTCTAATGTGTTTGCTCTGCCTTTGTGTTACTTTGTGCTCCTGTTTTACACCTAATCTTCCTGCTGTTGCTCACCTCAGCTTGAAGTGCAGCTTGCCCAGTTtggtggcggaggtggaggtcgtggtggtggagctGGAGGTGGTGTTCTCCTTGGCAAGGTTCCTCTCGTTCAACTCCAGCTCCTCCTTGGACGGCGTGCTCGGCTTGTCCTTATCCTGCCCTCGCTCGTTCACGTAGCTCACACTCCCGCCGTCTGATAACCCACCGCTGCCACGCAGGCTCTGGGGGGAGAGAGATGCCACGGTTATTATTtctggtgtgtgggtgtgggtgggtgggtgggtgggagttGCGGATGCCGGTGTGTGTTTTACTGTAATTTGAATATATACTTGGACCAAATCTGATATCTTTATCAAGacatctttttatgttttttttttttttattttctttttttttttttaggtttgtggtcaataaagtatctatgtatctatacatctatttacctatctatctatctacctatctgtgttGCGGTGATGCTGGTGTGGTGAGGCTGgcaactgactgattgatagattaattaagtgattgattgatttaaggcTCCCCAACACAGGGTCATAATGGCGTCTTGAAGGAACACATACGCacgcgctcgcacacacacacacacacacacacacacacacacacacacacacacacacacacctgatgatgaGCTGGGGAGGCGGTCCTGGGGGAAGGGCATGGTGGAGACAGACCCCCGCCTCCTGGTCCCGCCCCACTGCCGGGTGAGCGGGGAGCGCCTGGGGGACTCTTGTTACCCGTGGGAGATTTTCCTGGAAAGGAGAGGACAAcagcaggtgagtgtgtgttagGAGACACCTCACGTGTTGGTAATTAGTATTGTGTGTATAAAGGTAAGTGGTGCAGGTAAATGAGGGGGCGAGGGGATGTAATTAGTGTACAGGTAGGCTGGATCCAAGTGGGTTTAGTAAAGACCTCCTTGGCGTGACCGCAGCAATGTTGGGGCGTTAGGAGGCTTCTCACGTTGGTAATGAGTGTGTAGGTATGGGAAGGGCAGGTAAGTACCGAGTTCCGTCTTCTCtgtcttcatcattatttttttttattatttttaattagcTATGAAACGTGACTTTCAATAGACAGGAACTTCATGTTACGTGTACTGTAAGAAAAACGTAAtgctttattaatttctttatgcATTTTGTTACATTTCTTTGCGAGTTTGAGCATAGCAGAAAGAAATTTAGGAATGGTTTGGATTGTGAGAGTGGAAGACCTCGCAGAAGGTAGTGACTGATTGCTTCGCTTAATGTAACAAGATCATAATTCTGTATTGTTAATGCTTCTATTAATGCATTATTTTCACTGTTCTAAAAGGTCATGCAGGGAGTTGTGCAAAATACAATAACTCACTGGTTCACCCAACTTGGAAGAGCTTACATATTTTTCTAATTAAtattgattttgttttatttaattattttcacgATGCA carries:
- the LOC135110454 gene encoding synaptotagmin-4-like; translation: MGHTVRGGPVVKAVEKVSSSGVVGVSVGAAALVVVMVGAAWACYRRGRVGAHKKLGGERQVTLRRPTAVKNPQAHSHYLKKSPSPTGARTPPGGKSPTGNKSPPGAPRSPGSGAGPGGGGLSPPCPSPRTASPAHHQSLRGSGGLSDGGSVSYVNERGQDKDKPSTPSKEELELNERNLAKENTTSSSTTTTSTSATKLGKLHFKLRYNFDKNALVVTIVKCTDLPAKDQGLTSSDPYVKLQLLPDKQHKVKTRVLRKTLSPTYDEDFTFYGINYSQLQNITLHFIVLSFDRYSRDDIIGEVVAPLSHLDLANTEASLSLTREINPRALKVRSQGRGELLVSLCHQPAANRLTVVVLKARNLPKMDITGLSDPYVKIYLLYNGQRVAKKKTHVKKRTLNPVFNESFVFDLPVGVEGLDSISLEFLLLDWDRVTKNEVIGRLELGGTRAAACGSASHHWSEVVTSPRRQIAEWHKLRE